A region of the Chryseobacterium cucumeris genome:
TAGAATAGTTTTGTTTTCTTTAAAGACTCTTTTGCGTACAGCCAATAAAAAAATATAAACTGCAGTGGAATCACAAAGTAGTTGTGAAAATTTATCCTGTCTATTTTAAGCGGTTTTTCTCCCCATTTTACAGCTGACTCACACAGGAAAATAAGAATCAGATAAATTGCCAGATATTTCCAATGTTGTTTTTTTACACGATTATAATAAATCAGGGAGATTATAGCAGCAAAGGCTTCTCCCCAATACATAAATGATGAAAAAATTTTTTGAATCTCAGTCATACTGTATTTAAGACTATGAATAGTAATTAATAAGATGTACCCATCGGAGGTGATGGCGGAATAAGTGTTCCACTATTTTCTCCAAGACCGGTATCACTATCTTCTCCCATACCTTTGTTTGCTAATACTAAAGATTTTCCTTCAGCACTCTGAAAAGGATTGAAATCATAATCAATAAGCTCTCCGGTTTCATTGGCTTTTTTTAATGTTGGGACCATCACCAGCGTGTGTCTTCCTGCATATTCTGTCGGAACAGGATGTGAATCCATGATAGACCAGTTTTCCTGTTTCGGATAAGTAGCATAATAAAATCTGATCCCTAAGTCTTCTGAAGATGCAGCTGGGTTCACTTTGGTAGCTTCTTCTTCGATCTTTGCAATAAAACTTTTTAGTTTAGGAAGATCAAACCAGATGGAATGAGCATCTTGTATTCCTAAAGCGGTATTAATAGCATTGAGATGATTTTGACGGTAATTGTCAATCAGAGCCTGGATAAGACTGTTTGACATGATTCCAGGTTCCAGTGGATTGTTTGATTCTGTATTCATAGCTTAGTGGTTTGCAGATAAAACTTAATTAATATGCAAATTTCGGAAAAATAATGGTAGAAAATGTATCTGTTAATAGGGAATTACACTGTTATTTTTACCGTGATTTTACGGATTGTATATTTTATAAAGAATAAGTTGGAATTTGGAGAAAATCTTTCAATCTGAATTCTTTGAAAGGCATACGGGGGGCAAAACACAAAAGGTCGCCTTTCACAAGCGACCTTTTATATTGTTTTTTAAATTTTTTACAGAACTCTTAATCCTGCGCGAGGGCCGGATGCTGAAATGGTAGCCTGCATTCTGCTGTTTTGTTGTTGTGTAAACATAAACAATGTTGTTTCGTCAGAATAATCCATGTAATTCATAAACATTACAGAGCGTGAAACTCCTCCGCAGGTTTCGTATCTCGGATAAGTTGGTACACCGGAGTGTTTTGTAATCTGTTGAGGTGTATCATCTACGAAATCGTTACCACAGTTGGCGTCTCCCCAGATATGTCTTAGATTTAAGTAATGTCCAACCTCGTGTACTGTTACTCTTCCCTGATTATGAGTGGCATCAGGACCACCTTCACCCACATAATCGTCCATCATAACAACACCGTCGTTCCAAAGTCCTGCATCTTCCGGGAAAGTAGCATATCCTAAGACATATCCGGACTGATACGGCATATAATCAACTACCCAGATATTCAGATACTGGTTAGGATCCGTAGAGTCCATTCCTCCTGTAGATGCTTTTTTCATTTTATCATCCGGTGCCCATCTGGAAGTCTTTGTCGACTTTCTGTTAATGCCCGCCAATCTGAATTTAATTTTGGTATCTCCTGCATTTACCGGTTGAAATTCTGCCGGAATCTTGGAAATATCAGAATGTGTAGATGCGAAGGCTTTATTAAGTACATCTATTTGGGAATTTATCCTGGCATCTGATACGTTATTTGATGGCTTTGTGTAAAGGACATTGAAGATAACCGGTATTTCTACGCTTCCATCAGGCAAAACTTTACCCATTTTTTTCTGCTCGATATAGTTTGCGGTCTGGCTTTCTATCTGAAGCATTCGCTGCATAGCTGCAGGATCTTCAGCAAGGTGTTTTTTTCTGAGAATATCAGAGCCGCAGAAGGCCTCTTTGCCGGCTGTGATATTGGTTTCTTCCACGTTTGTGTTCTCTGGAGTAATGTTTTCTGTTTCATTATTATTACATGAAACCAGGAGTGTGATTAAGACTCCGAAAATTGTTTTTTTCATAAAATCTCGTTTTTTAGTAAAACGAATATAGGTGAAATTTTAATATGATATATTTAATTAATCAGTTATTATTTTATGTTAAATTTAATTTATTTTTATTTTGTATGAAATATTTACATTATTAATATTGTTTTTTAATAAATATGCTACAGATTAGATTTTTTAATAGGGATATTTTTTCTAAAAATTTGAAATTAAATGTAAATTATTATTTATTGAAAATAAATTGCTTAAAAAGATGTTGGTATAAAAAATAAGTGCTGCAGATTATTCTACAGCACTTACTTACAAAAATAATGTATATGAAAAAAACTATTTTATTATTCAGTAGGTCGGAAAACCAAACCTGTTTCTACAAAGTAATCCAGCGTAATTCTATCTCCATCATTTACATTTCCTGCAAGAATCTCTTTAGAAAGTTTGTTTAAAACTTCCTGCTGAATTACTCTCTTCAGTGGTCTTGCTCCGAAGGCAGGATCATATCCTTTGTCCATCAGATAATCTACTGCGTCCTGAGTGAAAGTCATAATAATGTTTCGTTTAGATAACATTTCATTAAACCCTCTCAGCTGATACTGAACAATTTTTCCGATTTCTTTTTTTCTTAAAGGCTGGAAGAGTACAATTTCATCAATTCTGTTCAGGAATTCCGGACGGAGCGTTTGTTTCAGCAGATCGAATACTTCGTCTTTTGTTTTATCCACAATTTCATCCTGATTTTCCTCCGTAAGATTCTCAAAATTCTCCTGAATCAGATGTGATCCTAAATTCGAGGTCATGATGATGATGGAATTCTTGAAATTCACTACACGGCCTTTATTATCCGTCAGACGTCCGTCATCCAAAACCTGAAGTAATGTATTGAAGACATCAGGATGTGCTTTTTCAATCTCGTCTAAAAGCACTACGGAGTAAGGTCTTCTTCTAACCGCTTCAGTCAATTGTCCGCCTTCATCATATCCCACATATCCAGGAGGCGCTCCTACTAATCTGGAAACACTGTGACGTTCCTGATATTCACTCATATCAATTCTGGTCATATTGTTCTCATCATCAAATAAGAACTCCGCCAGTGCTTTTGCCAGCTCCGTTTTACCTACTCCGGTAGTTCCCAGGAATAAGAAGGATCCGATAGGCTTTTTATCATCACTCAATCCGGCTCTGTTTCTTCTGATCGCATCTGCAACCGCCTGAATCGCTTCATCCTGTCCCACAACTCTATGATGCAGTTCGGCCTCAAGATTCAATAACTTATCTCTTTCTGATTGCAGCAATTTAGTTACAGGAATACCTGTCCATTTAGCAATCACTTCAGAGATGTTTTCAGCAGTCACTTCTTCTTTGATCAGTTCATTCTGATGATTCTGCATTTCGAGTTCAACCTTGGCAAGCTCTTCTTCCTTTTCACGAAGTTTTCCGTATTGGATCTCCGCTACTTTTGCATAATCTCCGGCTCTGGAAGCTCTTTCTGCTTCGTGTTTCAGAGATTCTATATCTTTTTTGATCTGGGTAAGATCTTCACTTTTCTGTTTTTCTTTCAGCCATTTGGCATTGATCTCATTTCTCTGTTCGGATATTTTTGCAATATCTTCCTTAAGGTGATCAATCTTGGTCTGGTTGCCTTCTCTTGAAATAGCAGCAAGCTCAATTTCCATCTGCATGAGTTTTCTGTCCAGAACGTCCAGTTCTTCCGGTTTGGAATTGATTTCCATTCTCAGCTTTGCAGAAGCTTCGTCAATAAGGTCAATGGCTTTATCCGGTAAAAAACGGTCTGAAATATATCTTTGAGACATTTCCACAGCGGCAATAATTGCCTCATCTTTGATTCTTACTTTGTGGTGAGCTTCGTATTTATCTTTAATACCACGAAGGATAGAAATTGCAGATTCAGTATCCGGTTCTTCCACCATTACCTTCTGGAAACGTCTTTCCAACGCTTTATCTTTTTCAAAATACTTTTGGTATTCATTCAATGTAGTGGCACCAATCGCTCTTAATTCTCCTCTTGCCAGAGCAGGTTTCAGAATGTTGGCAGCATCCATTGCTCCTTCACCACCTCCGGCTCCTACCAAAGTGTGGATCTCATCAATGAAAAGAATAATCTGTCCATCAGACTTGATTACCTCATTCACCACAGATTTCAGTCGCTCTTCAAATTCACCTTTGTATTTTGCCCCGGCGATCAAAGCTCCCATGTCTAATGAATAGAGAGTTTTATCCATCAGGTTTTCAGGGACGTCGCCACTGATAATTCTGTGGGCAATTCCTTCAGCAATTGCGGTTTTACCTACTCCCGGTTCCCCGATAAGGATAGGGTTGTTTTTTGTTCTTCTGGAAAGAATTTGCAAAACTCTTCTGATTTCTTCATCACGTCCGATGACAGGGTCCAGCTTACCTTCTGCTGCTAATTCATTAAAGTTTTTAGCATATTTATTTAAAGACTGATACGTTTCTTCTGAACTTGCAGAAGTAGCTTTACTTCCTTTTCTTAATTCTTTAATTGCGCCTTCCAGCAGATTTTTGGTTACACCCATATCTTTCAGCATTTTGGAAACTTCAGAAGAGGTGTCCAAAAGAGATAGCCATAAGTGTTCAATCGTTACATATTCGTCACCCATCTTCTTAGCGATATTTGGTGCGTCCAGCAATACTTTGTTGGCAGATTGTGAAAGATAAATATTTCCTCCCTGAACTTTAGGAAGCTTTTCTAAATTTTCACGGTTGCGCTCTCTTACTAATGCTGCATCTGCTTCAGATTTTTTTAATAAGAAAGGCGAAATATTTTCATCTACCTGAAAAATTCCTTCAAGAAGATGTTGAGGTTCAATGCTTTGGTTGCCAAACTCCATCGCAACCTGTTGTGCTGCCTGGATGGCTTCCTGTGATTTTACAGTATATTGGTTTAAGTTCATATTTTATATATTTTTGGTAATGATTCGTTTAAAGTTTAGTTTTTAAAAAACATCAAGAAACCAAATTCTAAGGCTCAGTTTCTTAATGCCATCAATTATTTAATCATTTATTCGATGACTGTATCGCAAAAACTGTTCAATTATTAAATTTACAAAAAAACTGGACAAATTTTCCGGATATTATATTTTTAACGGAAATTTAACTTGACAAAATTTCCGGTTTCGTCATTATCTCTTTATAATTGATGAACAAATCGTCATAGCAGATAAATAACTCAACGATTAAACTGAAGATGAAGACTTTTTTCTTTTTATGATCAAAAAAACGACAGTTTAAATCAGAATAATTACTTTTGCATTTTACCAGATGGAACTCAAAGAAAAACAGAGAAAAATACTCAACGTAGCAGTAGAACTTTTCAAAGAGAAAGGGTATATGGGAAGCTCAGTACGAGACCTGGCTACAAAACTTAATATCAAAGCTGCATCACTGTATGCACATATCCGTTCAAAGGAAGAAATTCTGGAATGGATTTGCTTTGGCATTGCTCAGGAGTTTTTCGATGAACTTCAGGAAGTAAAAAATACCAATATCGCTCCCAGAGAAAAACTGAATCTCTTATTAGATAAACACTTATCTGTTGTTCTTAAAAATCGTGATGTTACCCATATCTATTCCAATGAATGGAAACATCTTGAGGAAAGGCTTCCCGAATTTGTAGAATTAAGGAAAAACTACCAGCAGGAAGTAGAACAACTGATTTTTGAGATCTACAAAGCAGAAAACTGGGAACTGAAATCACCATCATTTACCACCAGATTTATCCTTCATACTTTAAATAATTCCTATTTCTGGTTCAAAAGAAGCAGCGATTCTACGGATGAAATTACAGAAGAAATCAGAGAGAAAATTCTTTTCGGCCTGCTTGGAAACCAGAAGAAATAAGCACGCCGTTTGTCATTGACTACATCAAATCTTCGATTTCTGACGAAGGAAGAATCTCATAGTTATGTTATTTAATCATGTATTTAATAAGAGATTCTTCGCTACACTTCGTTCCGCTCAGAATGACATTGGACATAATTTTAAGCACTTTTCTTATTTAGAATCATTCAAAATATGACAAAAGTCATAAAAATTTTGCCAGCTTCCGAAATCTTTTTAAATTTACACCTAACAAATGTTAGTTAGTTTTATGGATTTTTCAGTTGAATATCTGGAGCTGGGTCAGTTGAGACAGCTTCAATCCGACCGGTTGATTAGCCTGATCAGCTATTTGGGAGAGAAGTCGGAATTTTATAAAAAGAAATTTGATGAACTTCAAATATCCCCTCAGGATATAAGGTCGATTGAGGATATCACTAAACTTCCTATTACTTA
Encoded here:
- a CDS encoding TetR/AcrR family transcriptional regulator; its protein translation is MELKEKQRKILNVAVELFKEKGYMGSSVRDLATKLNIKAASLYAHIRSKEEILEWICFGIAQEFFDELQEVKNTNIAPREKLNLLLDKHLSVVLKNRDVTHIYSNEWKHLEERLPEFVELRKNYQQEVEQLIFEIYKAENWELKSPSFTTRFILHTLNNSYFWFKRSSDSTDEITEEIREKILFGLLGNQKK
- a CDS encoding zinc metalloprotease, with amino-acid sequence MKKTIFGVLITLLVSCNNNETENITPENTNVEETNITAGKEAFCGSDILRKKHLAEDPAAMQRMLQIESQTANYIEQKKMGKVLPDGSVEIPVIFNVLYTKPSNNVSDARINSQIDVLNKAFASTHSDISKIPAEFQPVNAGDTKIKFRLAGINRKSTKTSRWAPDDKMKKASTGGMDSTDPNQYLNIWVVDYMPYQSGYVLGYATFPEDAGLWNDGVVMMDDYVGEGGPDATHNQGRVTVHEVGHYLNLRHIWGDANCGNDFVDDTPQQITKHSGVPTYPRYETCGGVSRSVMFMNYMDYSDETTLFMFTQQQNSRMQATISASGPRAGLRVL
- the clpB gene encoding ATP-dependent chaperone ClpB, with protein sequence MNLNQYTVKSQEAIQAAQQVAMEFGNQSIEPQHLLEGIFQVDENISPFLLKKSEADAALVRERNRENLEKLPKVQGGNIYLSQSANKVLLDAPNIAKKMGDEYVTIEHLWLSLLDTSSEVSKMLKDMGVTKNLLEGAIKELRKGSKATSASSEETYQSLNKYAKNFNELAAEGKLDPVIGRDEEIRRVLQILSRRTKNNPILIGEPGVGKTAIAEGIAHRIISGDVPENLMDKTLYSLDMGALIAGAKYKGEFEERLKSVVNEVIKSDGQIILFIDEIHTLVGAGGGEGAMDAANILKPALARGELRAIGATTLNEYQKYFEKDKALERRFQKVMVEEPDTESAISILRGIKDKYEAHHKVRIKDEAIIAAVEMSQRYISDRFLPDKAIDLIDEASAKLRMEINSKPEELDVLDRKLMQMEIELAAISREGNQTKIDHLKEDIAKISEQRNEINAKWLKEKQKSEDLTQIKKDIESLKHEAERASRAGDYAKVAEIQYGKLREKEEELAKVELEMQNHQNELIKEEVTAENISEVIAKWTGIPVTKLLQSERDKLLNLEAELHHRVVGQDEAIQAVADAIRRNRAGLSDDKKPIGSFLFLGTTGVGKTELAKALAEFLFDDENNMTRIDMSEYQERHSVSRLVGAPPGYVGYDEGGQLTEAVRRRPYSVVLLDEIEKAHPDVFNTLLQVLDDGRLTDNKGRVVNFKNSIIIMTSNLGSHLIQENFENLTEENQDEIVDKTKDEVFDLLKQTLRPEFLNRIDEIVLFQPLRKKEIGKIVQYQLRGFNEMLSKRNIIMTFTQDAVDYLMDKGYDPAFGARPLKRVIQQEVLNKLSKEILAGNVNDGDRITLDYFVETGLVFRPTE